From the Anolis sagrei isolate rAnoSag1 chromosome 12, rAnoSag1.mat, whole genome shotgun sequence genome, one window contains:
- the RTN3 gene encoding reticulon-3 isoform X2, with translation MAEPATQSPYISSSAGSGSSEPGGGRDAKGAHQACADSFVSSSQPVSLFSTLQAGAEDTYLTHSGNQREANSKPSPQNMEKELISGQKQDHDYGNSDILEMKKTTMGSPGRDVDKCSPDSPGHNIKGDSSVDDRTDLNGCDQLKEMASSVESKFALLTSVKDEPEKPPTRVTYPHSSPSPAAASEAVMDKESPESPFEVIADKLEFDKEFKDNSSDIGSNWVMHSERELLTDIPEDSVCEFQVKPRSGGRLPSGPGLSRQSSGTTAALEEVSKCVREMHSFTSELLNWDLIPKDLDEKPEDVVNSGLSVSPTKEASSVVAGLERGNKQGGKTTTAHQPITISLHQQGKPSLKEEEKRVTGQEAVAAESILTTTAEPKTNIPWSNSVLPETTDADSSGESDDTVIEDAPPDPAFQTKTTEGRNAPSNPFSSGKLETVSDEEPCELSQKGKLSPNLGFADDLKSTQPKTAALGGSPVAAPQHPMQSNPHLPPKAGQEVDAYGKQSKTDGFTLFTRGASPSFPLDDMKKATGPGMVKAEDFLHFMKDSDSPDDPVETFSEAELKAARSEVVAPYFQQPSQAGQDFEQEHLTIKALKEVGRKPETERQPRQLSPSGGRYLGQYFDIPPEPPVHSQKSALEKRPLCLEQAVDVKLAPAPSNLGIHNVPNKSSQAAPPVPPMLHTIIELLAKFSVRDLIFWRDVKKTGLVFSTTLILLLSLAAFSVISVISYLILALLSVTISFRVYKSVIQAVQKSEEGHPFKAYLDLDVALSSEAFHNYVSSAMVHVNHALKAIMRLFLVEDLVDSLKLAVAMWLMTYVGAIFNGITLLILGELLVFSLPLVYEKYKTQIDHYVGIARDQIKSVVTK, from the exons ATTCCTTTGTTTCTTCCTCTCAGCCTGTCTCTCTCTTTTCGACCTTACAAG CTGGAGCTGAAGACACGTACTTAACACATTCAGGAAACCAAAGGGAAGCCAATAGCAAACCGTCACCCCAAAATATGGAAAAAGAATTAATCAGTGGCCAAAAACAGGACCATGACTATGGGAACAGTGACATTCTGGAGATGAAGAAAACTACTATGGGATCACCTGGCCGAGATGTTGACAAATGCAGCCCTGATTCACCAGGCCATAATATTAAGGGAGATTCCTCTGTCGATGATAGAACAGATCTGAATGGATGTGACCAACTGAAAGAGATGGCTTCAAGTGTAGAGTCCAAATTTGCTTTGCTCACGAGCGTGAAAGATGAGCCCGAGAAGCCTCCGACTAGAGTTACATATCCGCATTCATCTCCATCCCCTGCGGCAGCCAGTGAGGCTGTGATGGACAAGGAATCCCCCGAATCTCCATTTGAGGTCattgctgacaagctggaattcgATAAGGAGTTCAAAGACAACTCCAGTGACATTGGAAGCAACTGGGTGATGCACAGCGAAAGGGAGCTTCTGACAGATATTCCAGAAGACAGCGTTTGCGAGTTTCAGGTGAAGCCACGGAGCGGGGGGAGACTACCCTCAGGGCCTGGACTCTCGCGGCAGTCTTCAGGTACAACTGCAGCCCTTGAAGAGGTCTCCAAATGTGTCCGCGAGATGCATAGCTTCACAAGTGAGCTACTGAACTGGGATTTGATCCCCAAGGATCTTGATGAGAAGCCTGAGGATGTTGTCAACTCGGGCCTCTCCGTATCACCCACCAAAGAGGCCAGTAGTGTCGTTGCAGGATTGGAACGTGGTAACAAACAAGGGGGGAAAACGACCACAGCTCATCAACCGATCACCATTAGCCTGCATCAACAAGGCAAGCCATCtctgaaggaggaagagaaacgaGTTACCGGTCAAGAGGCGGTGGCTGCAGAAAGTATCCTCACCACAACAGCAGAACCGAAAACCAATATTCCTTGGTCAAATTCCGTCCTGCCTGAAACAACTGATGCGGACAGTTCTGGCGAGTCTGACGATACCGTCATCGAGGATGCCCCACCGGATCCAGCTTTCCAGACTAAGACTACGGAGGGCAGAAATGCACCCTCAAATCCATTTAGCTCAGGCAAATTGGAGACTGTAAGTGATGAAGAGCCATGTGAACTCAGCCAAAAAGGGAAACTTTCTCCCAATTTGGGATTTGCCGATGACTTGAAATCAACCCAGCCCAAGACGGCTGCTCTTGGGGGAAGTCCAGTCGCTGCTCCACAGCATCCCATGCAGTCGAACCCTCACCTTCCTCCCAAAGCAGGTCAAGAAGTGGATGCTTATGGCAAACAGTCCAAGACTGATGGATTCACTCTTTTTACCAGAGgagcttctccttcctttcccttggatGACATGAAAAAGGCCACAGGTCCAGGCATGGTCAAGGCCGAGGATTTCCTGCACTTCATGAAAGACAGTGACTCCCCTGATGACCCTGTGGAGACCTTCTCTGAAGCAGAGCTGAAAGCAGCGAGATCGGAAGTGGTCGCTCCATACTTCCAGCAGCCATCGCAAGCCGGTCAAGACTTTGAACAGGAACACCTTACGATCAAGGCCCTCAAAGAAGTAGGCAGGAAGCCTGAGACGGAGAGGCAGCCAAGGCAGCTGTCTCCATCCGGCGGGAGGTATCTTGGCCAGTATTTTGATATCCCACCAGAACCTCCAGTGCATTCTCAGAAGTCTGCCTTGGAGAAGAGACCCCTTTGTCTTGAGCAGGCGGTGGATGTGAAGTTGGCTCCTGCCCCGTCCAACCTTGGTATCCATAACGTTCCAAATAAATCTTCCCAGGCTGCTCCTCCCGTGCCTCCCATGCTTCACACAATCATAGAACTACTGGCTAAATTCTCAG TGCGCGATCTGATCTTTTGGCGGGATGTGAAGAAGACGGGCCTTGTCTTCAGTACAACGTTGATCTTGCTCCTCTCCTTGGCCGCTTTCAGCGTCATCAGCGTTATCTCCTACCTTATCCTGGCACTGCTCTCGGTCACCATCAGCTTCCGGGTCTACAAGTCCGTCATCCAGGCCGTACAGAAATCTGAAGAGGGACACCCATTCAA ggCTTACTTGGATCTGGATGTTGCGCTGTCTTCAGAGGCTTTCCACAACTATGTCAGCTCCGCTATGGTGCACGTCAATCATGCCCTGAAAGCCATCATGCGCCTCTTCCTGGTGGAAGATTTGGTGGATTCGCTGAAG CTGGCCGTTGCCATGTGGCTGATGACCTATGTCGGGGCCATCTTCAATGGGATCACTCTTCTCATCTTGG
- the RTN3 gene encoding reticulon-3 isoform X1, producing the protein MAEPATQSPYISSSAGSGSSEPGGGRDAKGAHQACADSFVSSSQPVSLFSTLQAGAEDTYLTHSGNQREANSKPSPQNMEKELISGQKQDHDYGNSDILEMKKTTMGSPGRDVDKCSPDSPGHNIKGDSSVDDRTDLNGCDQLKEMASSVESKFALLTSVKDEPEKPPTRVTYPHSSPSPAAASEAVMDKESPESPFEVIADKLEFDKEFKDNSSDIGSNWVMHSERELLTDIPEDSVCEFQVKPRSGGRLPSGPGLSRQSSGTTAALEEVSKCVREMHSFTSELLNWDLIPKDLDEKPEDVVNSGLSVSPTKEASSVVAGLERGNKQGGKTTTAHQPITISLHQQGKPSLKEEEKRVTGQEAVAAESILTTTAEPKTNIPWSNSVLPETTDADSSGESDDTVIEDAPPDPAFQTKTTEGRNAPSNPFSSGKLETVSDEEPCELSQKGKLSPNLGFADDLKSTQPKTAALGGSPVAAPQHPMQSNPHLPPKAGQEVDAYGKQSKTDGFTLFTRGASPSFPLDDMKKATGPGMVKAEDFLHFMKDSDSPDDPVETFSEAELKAARSEVVAPYFQQPSQAGQDFEQEHLTIKALKEVGRKPETERQPRQLSPSGGRYLGQYFDIPPEPPVHSQKSALEKRPLCLEQAVDVKLAPAPSNLGIHNVPNKSSQAAPPVPPMLHTIIELLAKFSVRDLIFWRDVKKTGLVFSTTLILLLSLAAFSVISVISYLILALLSVTISFRVYKSVIQAVQKSEEGHPFKAYLDLDVALSSEAFHNYVSSAMVHVNHALKAIMRLFLVEDLVDSLKLAVAMWLMTYVGAIFNGITLLILGELLVFSLPLVYEKYKTQIDHYVGIARDQIKSVVTKIQAKLPGAAKKKPE; encoded by the exons ATTCCTTTGTTTCTTCCTCTCAGCCTGTCTCTCTCTTTTCGACCTTACAAG CTGGAGCTGAAGACACGTACTTAACACATTCAGGAAACCAAAGGGAAGCCAATAGCAAACCGTCACCCCAAAATATGGAAAAAGAATTAATCAGTGGCCAAAAACAGGACCATGACTATGGGAACAGTGACATTCTGGAGATGAAGAAAACTACTATGGGATCACCTGGCCGAGATGTTGACAAATGCAGCCCTGATTCACCAGGCCATAATATTAAGGGAGATTCCTCTGTCGATGATAGAACAGATCTGAATGGATGTGACCAACTGAAAGAGATGGCTTCAAGTGTAGAGTCCAAATTTGCTTTGCTCACGAGCGTGAAAGATGAGCCCGAGAAGCCTCCGACTAGAGTTACATATCCGCATTCATCTCCATCCCCTGCGGCAGCCAGTGAGGCTGTGATGGACAAGGAATCCCCCGAATCTCCATTTGAGGTCattgctgacaagctggaattcgATAAGGAGTTCAAAGACAACTCCAGTGACATTGGAAGCAACTGGGTGATGCACAGCGAAAGGGAGCTTCTGACAGATATTCCAGAAGACAGCGTTTGCGAGTTTCAGGTGAAGCCACGGAGCGGGGGGAGACTACCCTCAGGGCCTGGACTCTCGCGGCAGTCTTCAGGTACAACTGCAGCCCTTGAAGAGGTCTCCAAATGTGTCCGCGAGATGCATAGCTTCACAAGTGAGCTACTGAACTGGGATTTGATCCCCAAGGATCTTGATGAGAAGCCTGAGGATGTTGTCAACTCGGGCCTCTCCGTATCACCCACCAAAGAGGCCAGTAGTGTCGTTGCAGGATTGGAACGTGGTAACAAACAAGGGGGGAAAACGACCACAGCTCATCAACCGATCACCATTAGCCTGCATCAACAAGGCAAGCCATCtctgaaggaggaagagaaacgaGTTACCGGTCAAGAGGCGGTGGCTGCAGAAAGTATCCTCACCACAACAGCAGAACCGAAAACCAATATTCCTTGGTCAAATTCCGTCCTGCCTGAAACAACTGATGCGGACAGTTCTGGCGAGTCTGACGATACCGTCATCGAGGATGCCCCACCGGATCCAGCTTTCCAGACTAAGACTACGGAGGGCAGAAATGCACCCTCAAATCCATTTAGCTCAGGCAAATTGGAGACTGTAAGTGATGAAGAGCCATGTGAACTCAGCCAAAAAGGGAAACTTTCTCCCAATTTGGGATTTGCCGATGACTTGAAATCAACCCAGCCCAAGACGGCTGCTCTTGGGGGAAGTCCAGTCGCTGCTCCACAGCATCCCATGCAGTCGAACCCTCACCTTCCTCCCAAAGCAGGTCAAGAAGTGGATGCTTATGGCAAACAGTCCAAGACTGATGGATTCACTCTTTTTACCAGAGgagcttctccttcctttcccttggatGACATGAAAAAGGCCACAGGTCCAGGCATGGTCAAGGCCGAGGATTTCCTGCACTTCATGAAAGACAGTGACTCCCCTGATGACCCTGTGGAGACCTTCTCTGAAGCAGAGCTGAAAGCAGCGAGATCGGAAGTGGTCGCTCCATACTTCCAGCAGCCATCGCAAGCCGGTCAAGACTTTGAACAGGAACACCTTACGATCAAGGCCCTCAAAGAAGTAGGCAGGAAGCCTGAGACGGAGAGGCAGCCAAGGCAGCTGTCTCCATCCGGCGGGAGGTATCTTGGCCAGTATTTTGATATCCCACCAGAACCTCCAGTGCATTCTCAGAAGTCTGCCTTGGAGAAGAGACCCCTTTGTCTTGAGCAGGCGGTGGATGTGAAGTTGGCTCCTGCCCCGTCCAACCTTGGTATCCATAACGTTCCAAATAAATCTTCCCAGGCTGCTCCTCCCGTGCCTCCCATGCTTCACACAATCATAGAACTACTGGCTAAATTCTCAG TGCGCGATCTGATCTTTTGGCGGGATGTGAAGAAGACGGGCCTTGTCTTCAGTACAACGTTGATCTTGCTCCTCTCCTTGGCCGCTTTCAGCGTCATCAGCGTTATCTCCTACCTTATCCTGGCACTGCTCTCGGTCACCATCAGCTTCCGGGTCTACAAGTCCGTCATCCAGGCCGTACAGAAATCTGAAGAGGGACACCCATTCAA ggCTTACTTGGATCTGGATGTTGCGCTGTCTTCAGAGGCTTTCCACAACTATGTCAGCTCCGCTATGGTGCACGTCAATCATGCCCTGAAAGCCATCATGCGCCTCTTCCTGGTGGAAGATTTGGTGGATTCGCTGAAG CTGGCCGTTGCCATGTGGCTGATGACCTATGTCGGGGCCATCTTCAATGGGATCACTCTTCTCATCTTGG